Proteins from a genomic interval of Kitasatospora herbaricolor:
- a CDS encoding ABC transporter ATP-binding protein, whose translation MRPDGTGWTPPARPESETPPPRQLRRILALFRPYRGRLGVVGLLVAASAVVSVISPFLLRAVLDTAIPQGRTGLLSLLVLGMITAAVVNSIFGVVQTLLSTTVGQRVMHDLRTAVYAHLQRMSLAFFTRTRTGEVQSRIANDIGGMQSTVTSTATSLVSNFTSVVASVVAMLALDWRLTVVSLLLLPLFVWISRRVGGERKKITTERQKQLALMSSAVQESLSVSGILLGRTMGRSDSLSREFTEQSDRLADLEVRSSMAGRWRMNAIQIVMAAMPALIYWAAGLAQAGGAPIVSVGTLVAFVSLQQGLFRPTISLLSTGVQVQTSLALFQRIFEYLDLPVEIAEPARPVHLERITGEVRFEGVDFRYDPAQERPTLAGVELKVPAGGSLAVVGETGSGKTTLSYLVPRLYDVTGGRVTIDGTDVRELSFETLSRAVGVVSQETYLFHASVADNLRFAKPEATDEELVAAAGAAQIHDMIAGLPDGYDTMVGERGYRFSGGEKQRLALARTILRNPPVLILDEATSALDNRTELAVQQAIDALAVGRTTITVAHRLSTIRSADQIVVLDRGEVVELGTHDQLVEAGGRYAALLRREGSPAPEPSGAGLG comes from the coding sequence TTGAGGCCCGACGGCACCGGCTGGACCCCGCCCGCCCGCCCCGAGAGCGAGACGCCACCGCCCAGGCAGCTGCGCCGCATCCTGGCGCTGTTCCGCCCGTACCGGGGCCGGCTCGGCGTGGTCGGCCTGCTGGTGGCCGCCTCCGCCGTGGTCTCGGTGATCTCGCCCTTCCTGCTCCGCGCCGTGCTCGACACCGCGATCCCGCAGGGCCGTACCGGCCTGCTGAGCCTGCTGGTGCTGGGCATGATCACCGCGGCCGTGGTGAACAGCATCTTCGGCGTCGTGCAGACCCTGCTGTCCACCACCGTCGGCCAGCGCGTCATGCACGACCTGCGGACCGCGGTCTACGCCCACCTGCAGCGGATGTCCCTGGCCTTCTTCACCCGGACCAGGACCGGCGAGGTGCAGTCCAGGATCGCCAACGACATCGGCGGCATGCAGTCCACCGTGACCTCCACCGCCACCTCGCTGGTCTCCAACTTCACCAGCGTGGTCGCCTCCGTGGTCGCCATGCTGGCACTGGACTGGCGGCTCACCGTGGTGTCGCTGCTGCTCCTGCCGCTGTTCGTGTGGATCAGCCGGCGGGTCGGCGGCGAGCGCAAGAAGATCACCACCGAGCGGCAGAAGCAGCTGGCCCTGATGTCCTCGGCGGTCCAGGAGTCGCTCTCGGTCAGCGGGATCCTGCTCGGCCGCACGATGGGGCGCTCCGACTCGCTGTCCCGCGAGTTCACCGAGCAGTCCGACCGGCTGGCCGACCTGGAGGTCCGCTCCAGCATGGCCGGCCGCTGGCGGATGAACGCCATCCAGATCGTGATGGCCGCGATGCCGGCGCTGATCTACTGGGCCGCCGGGCTGGCCCAGGCGGGCGGCGCGCCGATCGTCTCCGTCGGCACCCTGGTCGCCTTCGTCTCGCTGCAGCAGGGCCTGTTCCGCCCCACCATCAGCCTGCTCTCCACCGGCGTCCAGGTGCAGACCTCGCTGGCGCTGTTCCAGCGGATCTTCGAGTACCTGGACCTGCCGGTCGAGATCGCCGAGCCGGCCAGGCCCGTCCACCTGGAGCGGATCACCGGGGAGGTCCGCTTCGAGGGCGTCGACTTCCGCTACGACCCGGCCCAGGAGCGGCCCACGCTGGCCGGCGTCGAGCTGAAGGTGCCGGCCGGCGGTTCGCTGGCCGTCGTCGGCGAGACCGGTTCGGGCAAGACCACCCTCAGCTACCTGGTGCCCCGGCTCTACGACGTCACCGGCGGGCGGGTCACCATCGACGGCACGGACGTGCGCGAGCTGTCCTTCGAGACGCTCTCCCGGGCGGTCGGCGTGGTCTCCCAGGAGACCTACCTCTTCCACGCCTCGGTCGCCGACAACCTGCGCTTCGCCAAGCCGGAGGCCACCGACGAGGAGTTGGTCGCGGCCGCCGGGGCGGCGCAGATCCACGACATGATCGCGGGCCTGCCGGACGGCTACGACACCATGGTGGGCGAGCGCGGCTACCGCTTCTCCGGCGGCGAGAAGCAGCGCCTGGCACTGGCCCGGACGATCCTGCGCAACCCGCCGGTGCTGATCCTGGACGAGGCGACCAGCGCCCTGGACAACCGGACCGAGCTGGCCGTCCAGCAGGCGATCGACGCGCTGGCCGTCGGCCGGACGACCATCACCGTCGCGCACCGGCTCTCCACCATCCGCTCGGCGGACCAGATCGTGGTGCTCGACCGGGGGGAGGTCGTCGAGCTGGGAACACACGATCAGCTGGTGGAGGCCGGCGGGCGGTACGCCGCGCTGCTGCGGCGGGAGGGCTCCCCGGCGCCGGAGCCGAGCGGGGCCGGCCTCGGGTGA